The stretch of DNA CAGGAGGCAGAAGGCAGAAGTAAAATGCATCTGAGTAAATTGAGAAACACTATACTTTTATTGGCTGAAAGTGCAATTCTTTTGGATAATAGTTGCCAAAATGTTCTTAACCCGAATTGATGTTACTTAGGTTTTTACCTCCTCGGAACTAATCAGATCGACTTTCGTGCTAGTCAGACTTTCTGTAAGGTAAGGTAAAAGTGCTGCTTGAGTTTCTACCAAATCGCTTGCTAAAAGAATTTGATTGCGATCAATAATGCCCAAAACTTCTCTAGGGCGATCGCGTGAGACTACAGGTAATAAATATAATCCTCTTGTTCCCATGCGTTCTAAAACTTCTTTCAAAGATTCATCGGCATAAGCGTAAAGAATTTCTAGCGTGCAAATATCGGCAATTTTTTGTTCAAACAAAGAAAAATCAGCAGATTGGTGTTGTAATTTAAAGATTGCTTTTTTAATATCTGCCAAAGTAACTACTCCAATTAACTTTTCTTGACAATCAAATACCAAAGCAGTGTGAGATTGAGTTTGAATCATTTTTTGTCCTGCTGCTAATGTAGTTGTTCCTTCCGCTAAAGCAAGATAGGAAGTTTTCATCACCTCAGCAACAGTGACTTGTTCTAATTTATCTACTTCATCTTGTTTATCTAAATTCATCCCCATTTGTTGAAAATTTAAACCTGCCACTGCACTTTGTGCTTCGATTTGTTCAACCATCCAAACAGCCACACCAACCGTTACCATCGCAGGTAAAATAATGAGATAGTTTCTAGTTAATTCAAACAACAAGATAATTGCAGTTAAAGGTGCTTTCACACTAGCAGCTAAAACAGCAGCCATTCCTACGATCGCATAAGCTTGAGGTGCAATAATTAATTGATCTGCTGGTAAAAAGTTACTCAGGAGATTACCATAAATCGAGCCTAGACAAGCCCCCAAAAACATCGCTGGGGCAAAAACTCCTCCGACTAAACCACTACCCAAACTAATTGCTGTGGTTAGTAATTTCACAACTAATAATAGACATAATAAAGAAAGGGAAAAACTTTCTCCTGTTAAAATTACTTCTAAAGTACCGTAACCAACACCCAAAATTTGCGGTAATTGCAAACCAATACTACCTACTACCAATCCTCCTAAAACTGGTTTAATAACTGTCGGTAACTTCTGTAACCACTTCTCTTGAAAACAAGCTTGAGTCAATCTAATTGCTTGGGTATAAGCGAGGGCAACCAAACTGGCAAGTATTCCCAACCCCAGATAAAATAACCATTCCCAATGACTATTAACCTGATAAGCTGGTAAATTAAAAGCTGGATGAACTCCTAAAAAAATCCGAGATGCGATCGCACTAAAAACCGCCGAGAGTAAAATTAAACCAACTGCTGGCGAAGTAAAAGATGTACCCAATACTACTTCTAGAGCAAAAAACACACCTGCGATCGGAGCATTAAAACCTGCTGCTAATCCTGCTGCTACACCAGCACCTAATAATAAACGATAACGTTCTTTGGATACTTGAAACAACTGCCCTAATAAAATACCAATATTTGAACCTATTTCTACCGAAGGACTTTCTGGCCCTAACGAAGCGCCTGTTCCCAAAGAAATTGCTGCTGCCAACATTTTCACAATTGGTCTGAGGGGAGAAATAACTTGTACTCTAGGATTAGTTAATAAAGCAGAAAATTCTTGTCCTAAAATCTCTGGATAACGCCAGCGCATCAAACCAACGATTAAACCACCTAAAATAGGAATTAAAACCAAAGTCCAACCGCCCCAAACTGAAATTGTACCTAATAAAAGATCGAAACTTAAACTTTCGCACAGGTTAATCAGTTGATGAAACACAACCATCGTCAAACCCGAACCACCACCAATTAACAAAGCTGCAATTAGTACTATTAATTCAGACGAAGGCTGTAAGCGATTGAGTAAACTAGTAAAACGATCTGAGAGGGAAAATTGTTTTGATTTGACAGGTAAAAGTACCTTCGACTCAGGAATAGTAGTTGTCATCAAAGGAACAAAAATAAGCGAACAAGCAGCTTAATTGAGTTGTTAATTATATTTGAGCAGGCTTGAGCTAAATTTAGACAAATACCGACTATTGTAAAATCAGGAAACAGCATAAATACGCCCGCCTTGTGGCTACTGAATCCTGACTACTTCTGTTCGATCTGTATGATGATTTAATTTTTGCTCACCTAACTAAATTATATAAAGATTCTGGGCAGTAGGGACAATTGCTTTTGCCTTCTTAGTAATATTTCATTCAAACAATAATTCTCAGTGTTGTAGTGGTGTGCAAATTTGTTTTGAACTAATTCAATTTTTTATTCAGCTTGTTGTTGAAAATACTTAACGAGATTGATGACTTCTTGTGCGATCATTTGTGCTATGTCACCTTCAAAAGAGCCGTTGCAGTTCATCAAAGCTTCGATCAAAAAAGTACCATCTTTGTTTTCAATTGTTTTTCTGCGTAATCTTTTGTTGGTTCGTCGATAATAGAGAACATCAACAGTTTCTGCGATTACATTTAAGTCATGATCGTCTGGTCTTAGTACTTGAAGCAAATTGATAACTTCCAAAATCTCTTGTTTTGTTGGGGTGACATAATTCATGTTTTAAATCCTTTAAATTACTGATTGTTTAATTGCCTGATAGTCAAACACGAGCAAGCCAAAGTCGGTCGACAGATATACTACCTCTCGTTTGTTTTGACCCAATTTATCATAAAAATTTTTTTTACCAAAGCGAATTTTTAATATTGTAGTTTTATCTAATGTTTTAACCTATAAAAAATTTAGATAACTTTTCTCAATTAATTTTACAAAATTGATATCTCATTAATTTAAAAAATACTAGTTCCTGAAAAAAAAAAGAAAATTATTCTTACTCATGCTCATTAGTTTGAAGTTAAAAACACAATGTTAATCTTATCTTTTATTTGTAAATAGATTTCTAAATTTTCAGACGATCTTGTGATTAATAATTTAATTTGTTAATTAGTTATGCGACAAGCAAACCTGTTTTAGTGAAAGTTGCAAGCTACTAGTTGTGACTGAGGCGGAAACATCAAAAAATAGTAATTAATATGAAATAGAAAAAATAATGGTACACATCACAAAGAGGCAGGAGGTAAATTTTTTTTTATTCCTCATTCTTCTATTTATAGCAAAAATTGAATTATTTTATATTAATAAATTTTTTTTGATTAATTTATTAATGGTTATTTTGATATAGCTATCACTTTAAATAATAGCTACAAGCAATAATAAAATAAATAAAATTAAATTGACAGTGGTTAAACGTTCTGTTTTATTCATTTTTTTAATTTTAATGATATAATCACTCAACTATAAAAGTTATTGTTTATTTGGATCATTGTTTTAGGAGCAAAAACAAATTCGCTATAATCAGCAACATTATCTATTCCGATTAAATTAAGAATAATTTCTGCTACTAACCAAAAAAATATTTTAATTAATAATTTTTGCCAATAAATTTGAATCATGATGCTTTTCCTCATGAAGATTAAGGACAAAAGCGATTCATTAGTTATTTGAATAACTAACTACTGTGAGAATTAGAAGGATTAATTAATAAACATTTACTGTAGCTAACACCACGATAAACAAAGTAATGAACCGAACTTTTATACTGCAAATTGTTACTTTTTTGTCCAGCTACAGACTGATAATTAATTCCGCGATAAGTAAGTTGCATGACGGTTATTTCCCTGAACTCTAACTACACTTTTAAGTTAAAAAGCGATCGGGAATAACTAGAGAGAAAGAAAGTTTTAAATAAAAACAGGCGATTGAAGCTGTTGCCTAGATCAGATAAAGCGATCGCGTGATTGTAGCTATTAAAGAGATAGTCAGATAAAAACAGTAATAAACAATAAAGAGTCACTGACTCAGGAAATCAATCAATTTCCTAATTTGGCTCACCATAAATTTTATAATTTGTTAACTCGCTTTTATAGCAACCAAACCATAGGTTAAGACAAGATATTGAATCGTAGGGGCGTTCTTGCCATTCGCAAGGGGAGGACGCAATGTCTACACCTGCGGGCAACATTATAGCCGTCCGTGCTGTGGCGTGAATTCAATTCACGCCGATGGCAACGCCCCGCCCTTACAAGATTTGTGTGTCCTAATCTTTACTTCGACGGCTATGAAGGAACTTTATTTAAGGTGTATTTCGCATATAGTCTTTATTAATAGCAGCATTTTCTATCTGATTACGAAAAATATCAAGCATAGCAATAACTTCTTTGTGTAACTCTATATACTCCTCTTTATCAAACAGTGAATATTCACCATGTGCAATTTCGTTTCTTGTTTTTAAAAGCTTAGTATCTATTAATACGGATTTTGTAGAGTAGGGTGAAAAATCAATTCCCAGAATATAAATTATTTCTTTAAAAATTTCAGAAGAAAGGTTTGATGCACTAGAAATGGCATCTTCAGGTAACTTACATCTTTGATTTAATTCATCCAAAAAAAAATTACAAACAGGTATATATAACGAAGGTTTATTTGTTTCTTTTGCCTCTTTTAACCTTTCTTTCATAGCTAGAGCCAAAAAGTTAGTAGCAAGCTCTTGATAACAAAGTTTTTGCATTCTTACATATTCCAAATAAGAATTAGCTGCTAATTTAACAAAACCTTCCCAATGAGCATAAAGAAGACATATTGCACTCCTAATTAAAGCTTTATGCTTTGAATCAGAAAATGATTTAGTTTCTACCAAAGATTTAACTTCTGAAAGCTCCTTTTTTCGCCAAGCAAGATCGTTAGATAGCCTATCGCTTAATTGTTCAGCAGTTCTAAGCTTCATTAGAGAGAAAATACCTTTCTACCAAGAGGAATAAGATAAGGTAAACGTCTTGCAGCATTTACTCCTGCCCCTGACCATTTTTGATAAGTTGAATCTGACCAAATACTTTTAATGCGATCAGATATTTGATCTGTTGGAGGTAGATTTTTATAATGATATCCAATTCCTAACGCTATTACTTCATAGGCTGATAATAAAAAGCCTCCAAGAAATCTATTTGTATCAGGTTTGTATCTCCTAAAGCTATCATCAACTAAAGTATTATTAAGTGTATCAAATGTTGTTGTAAATCCTTCTTTTATATGGGTATAATCTAATTCTTTATTAAGAGCTATTTTACGCATTTCATCTGTCAAGAAAACGCTAACATCTCCACCTAACTTTTTAATGCTTTCTTGATCTCGATCAAAGAGAAGAATAAAACGCAATACTAATTCCATATCATATTGTTCTTCATATAATCGATCACTTAAAGCAATACAATTTCTGAATGATTCATAATTTGCAAGCGCTCGCATTAATTCATATAAATCTTTATTCAACATTAAAAGAATGCAATTTCTTACTTCTTGAGGAGTAGCAATTGCTCCTCCTGTATTAAGTCGCTGAAATAATTCGTATTTGACCATTTCATCACTTTCTTTTTCAACAATGTTGACTGCAATTTTTGCTCGCTTAATCAATAAACGTTGCGCTTGGGTAAGAGAATTCTCTTTGTCATTCGGATCGTCCCACTTTTTGCCTTCTAAAGAAGGCAAGTAAGTAGTTTTTTGCAAAGCTACTGGAAATTGATCTTTTTCTCGATTTCCTATGTTTAAAAGACCCACGAATTCATATATCGTTGATAATCGTTGAACACCATCAACAACATCCCAAACTCCATCATCTCTTTGACTTACAAAAATTGGTGGAATTGGTATTCCTAGAAGAATTGACTCAATGAAAGTAGATTTTTGATGGTCAGACCAACGAAAAAACCTTTGAAAATCTGGATGAATATCAATTTCATTTTTTTCATAAAGGCTGATCCACTCACCAATAGACATTAAATAGCCATCTGTACGAATTTCTTGCCTCGTTTTGTCAATCTCTTCTTGCAGGGGCATGATTTAAAATTTTTTCAAATGTTATTGATCTAACTATGTTTTTCTGATAGTTATACTTACTTATTTTATCGCCAATCCTAATATATCTTTTGATTGCTCTAAACTAACCAATATTAACTCTGCTCGATTAGTTTTTTCTTACTACTGTAACTGGTGGCATGACTAATTTTTTGCCAAATCCAACATTTTAATGACACGACGCGATCGCTTTACTAACAAATCCGATAATACTCAGAAATTAATCAAATTCAAAGCAATTTCTTTTACCTTTTCCACGTCAATTATTTGTTTTAACTCATTTACATCATGCCTACCTTCAAACGCCTCTAATGCTGCCCTTTCCATCGCAGCTTCCAATGCTTCATCAATAGTTTCAATTAATTCATCTTCATTGGCATAATAACCACCAGATTTACGCCGTTTATTAGTACGTTTAATCTCTCTTACTGAATTATTAATGGAAACATCCCACGATCGCGTAGTACGCTTTTCAGCTTGTTGTTTGATTAAATGAACCAGAAGGATAACTGCATAGCTATAAATTTTGTTGAGTTTATCCTCTTTAGACATCTCCTCTAATTCACCAACAAGTTCTAAAGCTTTAATGTAGTCTTTTTCTTCGATGTATTTTCTTAAAGCGATTAGTTCTTCCATCGTTGAATTTTTTTTTTACTTAAATCTTGAGATATTGAAGCAATTTAAAGAAGAAATGTTATTAATAATAGCGATCGCGACCAATTGTTAGAATAGTGGGTAAATAACCCACCTGACAATTTTTTATTGTGCTAATTGAGCTTTAGCTCGTTGCCAAAGAGTTTCTAATTCAGTAATATCATAATCTTCTAAAGGCATTTCTGCGACTGACTCCATCATCGCCAATCTCTGAATAAAACGTTGATTAGTTCCTTGTAAAGCTGCGGAAGGATCTAATCCATACCAACGAGCAATATTAATTAAAGTAAATAATAAATCTCCTAATTCTGCTTGTTGATGTTCTTGATTGCCTAAATTAATCGCTTCTTCAAATTCAGCTAACTCTTCCTCAAATTTTTGCCAGACTCCTTCGACATTATCCCACTCAAAGCCAGCAGCAGCAGCCTTTTTGGATATTTTCATTCCTGCCATCAGAGGTGGTAAACTACGAGCATAACGACGCAACTTTCTACTAAGTAATTGTGCTTGTTCTGGAGTTTCTCCTTTTTCGGCTGCTTTGATTTGTTCCCAATTTTGATGAACTTCATCCACACTATTAACTTCTACTTCACCAAACACATGAGGATGACGACGGATTAACTTTTCAGTAATACCTTGAGCAACTTCTTGTAAAGTAAAAGTATGATCTTCTTGAGCAATTTGTGCTTGTAATACTACTTGCAGTAATAGATCTCCTAACTCTTCTGCGATCGCTTTTGGTTGACCCGAAGTAATGGCATCTACTGTTTCATAAGCTTCTTCAATTATATAAGGTGTCAAACTTTCGGGCGTTTGTGCTAAATCCCAAGGACAACCACCATCAGGCGATCGCAATTTAGCTACTACTTCAATCAATTCTTTTAAAGCAATTAATGTAGATGTTTGTACTGATACCATTGTTTCCTGTGATTCAACCATAGCAAAATTTGTTTAAAATCCTTAAATTTTTTTAACTAAAGGCGATTAATCTAACAAAATGCTTGTGATGATAGCCTTGAGAAATTTCAAGCAATTATTTTATAACCTTTTTAATCAAGATTTACCAATCAAATATCTCCGTATTATTACTGAGTTAGACTGTCAAAATAGTCATGATTAAATTAGACTGGTTAATTGCCAGAAAAAATAAATTACACCTCCTCCACCAGTTATGTTTTGTTCAGTATTTAAGCTTAATAAAAATAAGTTTATTGAACTTTGCTGTCTTGGTTTGATAGCTTTAATTGAAGTTAGATTTGTGAACTTACCTTTAAATTATGAACTAATCTATCTTATTTTTTTGTATTTTTTAGCAATTAAATTATTATTTGCTCAACCAGAAAATGATCAGACTCATCAAACAACTTATTTCTTAAATTATTCTTTTGCCATTGCTTATCAAAAACGTCTGCGAGATTGGGATACTCAACAACTAATTAAACGAGTTCATTATTATCTCCTTCCTCAAGAAAATATTCAAGAAATTTTATTATTTTATCAAAATAGCTTTGTTCGGGTGAGTTATGACACACCTTTATCTGTTGGAGTTTTAACTCATAATCGGATTATTGTACTTGATCTGAATTTTCCTGAACCAAACTATCCTCAAATTATTAATTATGATGAACTCTTATCAATAGAAATTAAAGAAGGAAAATATTTTGATACGCTCAAACTATTTGGTCGCTCAAAACATCTAACAATCCGACATATAATTAAAGGAAATACCATTAACTTTGTTCAAGCAACAGCAAAACCTTATCAAGTTCACTTGTTAATTGACGAGAAAACCAGAGAATAGAGCCTAAAAATACCCCTATATCAAATCAAATTAAATGACCCTTGAATATATCCGTAACGGCGACGAGATTTATCGTCAGTCTTTTGCTATCATTCGTGCGGAGGCAAATTTATCAAGTCTTTCCCCAGATCTAGCACAAGTTGCTGTTCGTCTTATTCATGCTTGTGGTATGACTGATATTGTCAATGATTTAGAAGCTTCACCCAACGCTGTAACGATTGCCAGAAAAGCTTTAGCAAAAGGTGCAACTATTTTGTGTGATTCTCAAATGGTAGCTCATGGAATTATTCACAATCGTTTACCAGCAGACAATCAGATAGTTTGTACTCTTAATGAACCTCAAGTACCAGAAATTGCTCGTCAAATTAATAATACGCGATCGGCAGCAGCTTTGGAATTATGGCAAGAATACTTAAAAAGTTCTTTAGTAGTGATTGGTAATGCTCCTACAGCACTATTTCATCTTCTAGAAATGTTAGACGCAGGCGCGCCTAAACCTGCTGTAATTTTAGGTTTTCCTGTTGGTTTTGTTGGTGCATCAGAATCAAAAGCAACTCTAGCAAAAAATAGTCGAGATGTGCCTTTTATTACTTTACACGGTCGTCGTGGTGGTAGCGCGATCGCAGCAGCAGCAGTTAATGCTTTAGCGACGGAGCAAGAGATATGATAAAGTCTGTAGGTCGTCTTTATGGTTTGGGTATTGGCCCAGGCGATCCAGAATTAATTACAGTCAAAGCTTTACGTTTATTGCAATCTGCTTCTGTTGTAGCTTATCCTATCGCCGATCAAAATAAACAGGGATTAGCGCGATCAATTGTGTTGGAATATATTAAACCAAAACAGATCGAAATTCCTCTGTATTTTCCTTTCAAACTCGAATGTTCTGCTCAACCATATTATGACAAAGCTGCGAAAACTTTAGCTGAATATCTTCAGTTGGGACAGGATGTTGTCGTACTGTGTGAGGGCGATCCTTTTTTCTACGGTACTTTTATGTATATCTATAATCGTTTAGCAGATAGATTTCCTACAGAAGTAGTACCTGGAGTGTCTTCTACGATCGCTAGTGCTGCGGTATTGGGAGTTCCTTTAACTTACCGCAATGATGTTTATGTAGTTATTCCTGCTATTTTGCCAGCAGAAATATTAAAAGCAAAATTAGCTGTTGCTGATGCTGCGGTAATCATTAAACTAGGTAGACATTTTGAAAAAGTGGTAGGT from Stanieria cyanosphaera PCC 7437 encodes:
- a CDS encoding DUF4278 domain-containing protein; its protein translation is MQLTYRGINYQSVAGQKSNNLQYKSSVHYFVYRGVSYSKCLLINPSNSHSS
- a CDS encoding precorrin-8X methylmutase, yielding MTLEYIRNGDEIYRQSFAIIRAEANLSSLSPDLAQVAVRLIHACGMTDIVNDLEASPNAVTIARKALAKGATILCDSQMVAHGIIHNRLPADNQIVCTLNEPQVPEIARQINNTRSAAALELWQEYLKSSLVVIGNAPTALFHLLEMLDAGAPKPAVILGFPVGFVGASESKATLAKNSRDVPFITLHGRRGGSAIAAAAVNALATEQEI
- a CDS encoding DUF29 family protein; its protein translation is MEELIALRKYIEEKDYIKALELVGELEEMSKEDKLNKIYSYAVILLVHLIKQQAEKRTTRSWDVSINNSVREIKRTNKRRKSGGYYANEDELIETIDEALEAAMERAALEAFEGRHDVNELKQIIDVEKVKEIALNLINF
- the mazG gene encoding nucleoside triphosphate pyrophosphohydrolase, yielding MVESQETMVSVQTSTLIALKELIEVVAKLRSPDGGCPWDLAQTPESLTPYIIEEAYETVDAITSGQPKAIAEELGDLLLQVVLQAQIAQEDHTFTLQEVAQGITEKLIRRHPHVFGEVEVNSVDEVHQNWEQIKAAEKGETPEQAQLLSRKLRRYARSLPPLMAGMKISKKAAAAGFEWDNVEGVWQKFEEELAEFEEAINLGNQEHQQAELGDLLFTLINIARWYGLDPSAALQGTNQRFIQRLAMMESVAEMPLEDYDITELETLWQRAKAQLAQ
- a CDS encoding precorrin-2 C(20)-methyltransferase, producing MIKSVGRLYGLGIGPGDPELITVKALRLLQSASVVAYPIADQNKQGLARSIVLEYIKPKQIEIPLYFPFKLECSAQPYYDKAAKTLAEYLQLGQDVVVLCEGDPFFYGTFMYIYNRLADRFPTEVVPGVSSTIASAAVLGVPLTYRNDVYVVIPAILPAEILKAKLAVADAAVIIKLGRHFEKVVGVLKELGLYERAKYVEKATMPEQRIVAIDRVNPSEVPYFSIIVIPSQWQP
- a CDS encoding chloride channel protein; the protein is MTTTIPESKVLLPVKSKQFSLSDRFTSLLNRLQPSSELIVLIAALLIGGGSGLTMVVFHQLINLCESLSFDLLLGTISVWGGWTLVLIPILGGLIVGLMRWRYPEILGQEFSALLTNPRVQVISPLRPIVKMLAAAISLGTGASLGPESPSVEIGSNIGILLGQLFQVSKERYRLLLGAGVAAGLAAGFNAPIAGVFFALEVVLGTSFTSPAVGLILLSAVFSAIASRIFLGVHPAFNLPAYQVNSHWEWLFYLGLGILASLVALAYTQAIRLTQACFQEKWLQKLPTVIKPVLGGLVVGSIGLQLPQILGVGYGTLEVILTGESFSLSLLCLLLVVKLLTTAISLGSGLVGGVFAPAMFLGACLGSIYGNLLSNFLPADQLIIAPQAYAIVGMAAVLAASVKAPLTAIILLFELTRNYLIILPAMVTVGVAVWMVEQIEAQSAVAGLNFQQMGMNLDKQDEVDKLEQVTVAEVMKTSYLALAEGTTTLAAGQKMIQTQSHTALVFDCQEKLIGVVTLADIKKAIFKLQHQSADFSLFEQKIADICTLEILYAYADESLKEVLERMGTRGLYLLPVVSRDRPREVLGIIDRNQILLASDLVETQAALLPYLTESLTSTKVDLISSEEVKT
- a CDS encoding MAE_28990/MAE_18760 family HEPN-like nuclease, translated to MKLRTAEQLSDRLSNDLAWRKKELSEVKSLVETKSFSDSKHKALIRSAICLLYAHWEGFVKLAANSYLEYVRMQKLCYQELATNFLALAMKERLKEAKETNKPSLYIPVCNFFLDELNQRCKLPEDAISSASNLSSEIFKEIIYILGIDFSPYSTKSVLIDTKLLKTRNEIAHGEYSLFDKEEYIELHKEVIAMLDIFRNQIENAAINKDYMRNTP
- a CDS encoding GmrSD restriction endonuclease domain-containing protein; its protein translation is MPLQEEIDKTRQEIRTDGYLMSIGEWISLYEKNEIDIHPDFQRFFRWSDHQKSTFIESILLGIPIPPIFVSQRDDGVWDVVDGVQRLSTIYEFVGLLNIGNREKDQFPVALQKTTYLPSLEGKKWDDPNDKENSLTQAQRLLIKRAKIAVNIVEKESDEMVKYELFQRLNTGGAIATPQEVRNCILLMLNKDLYELMRALANYESFRNCIALSDRLYEEQYDMELVLRFILLFDRDQESIKKLGGDVSVFLTDEMRKIALNKELDYTHIKEGFTTTFDTLNNTLVDDSFRRYKPDTNRFLGGFLLSAYEVIALGIGYHYKNLPPTDQISDRIKSIWSDSTYQKWSGAGVNAARRLPYLIPLGRKVFSL